The DNA sequence GGACAAATCACTCAAGGGCATAGAGAGGGTCCCCAGAATCCCTCCCCTCCAGGTCGATCAGTGAACGTTCTGCCTTTCTGCTTCAGCTCTCAAATTGCGAATATGTATCTTCCCATGGTCTACTCCGCTCCTCGTTTCCCAGATTCTTATGCATTTCTGACACCTCTGCTGTGTAAGGGGCACAATGGTAGTGAGGCGTGCTCTGGTGCTCCACAGGCTGTGATGTGCACTATGGAGAAAATACGTTATGTCTTCAGAAGTCAGGCATGAGCTATGGCGTCGGCTACGGCTCAATCGTACTGAGAACTAAGCACAATAAGGTAAGCTGATGCATTGCTCATTGAGAAAAATGAACAGAGGCATAGGGGAGCCTGGCTCTGCTTCTCCAAGGAGCGATGGTACAGCACCTGCTAGTTCTGCGTGTGAAGTCGCTTCACCGCAATTGTCACCAGCCACGATGCTTGAGCTCAGGGTGCTGTACCGGCTCTTGCCTTCTGCTTTGTGCTTTGGGTCATCAGTCCTCCACTTGTCCCCTGCTGCTCTCTCTTGCATGAGTGTTATCCAATGTATTCAGAGACACTCAGAggttttttccatgttttttttctggtcattgtgtgtgtgctgcatgtgtgtgcctgcatgcgtgtgtgtacgtgtgcatgcacacgtgcaggACTGGGGTTTGATAGCAGGTCGCTCtgctctcactcagcttgttTTCTCAAGCTGGGGCTGTACCACATGAGTCACGCCTCCAGGCGGGCATTTTGCTGATGGAATCTCTTGGGCtttaatgcctgggctggcttcaaactgtgatcctccaggcctcagcctcttgagtacctagagtgacaggtgggagccaccagtgcctgggtggTCCTCTGGTGGTTGTtgtggttggctggttggtttggttttcccTTAGTGTTGCTCTCTGTGAATCAACTCCGGACTTCTCCAGGGAGACTCGCAAATGCTGTTCCGTGCTCATCCTTCCTCTCGCCCCAAAAGTGGTCTTGTTGTTATGCACACTGTGCCTGCAAGCGTTAAAAACCAAACGCTGTACTGTCACACTCGTTGCTGTCTACAAATGCGTGGCTTTCCAGGAATCTCAGAGAAGACAGCGCCGCCAGCTCGCTGTGCCTGCTCCAGGCTCCTCTTGGCACGCtgactccctcccccctcctccctgggctCTGGTCagccctggacacacacacacacacacacacacacacacacacacacacacacccacaccacaccacaccacaccacaccacaccacaccacaccaccgtCCCTGCCATGGGCGCCCCAGCCTGGTGTCCTTCCTTTCTCGGCTGCAGGCTGTCAGGGCATCAAGCATATTCTTCTTTGGTGACCTTGGCAACGTTAGGAGAACGCGTGCTTTCTCCTTTGCCATCACACCACGCCTTGCTGGTGGTCCTTGCGTCTCTGTGGGTCCAGAAATCTATCGAGGTCCTGTGTTTCCTATCTGAAAATCCCTCCGGCATTGTAATTGACTCTGTGGGGACTGATCTAGAGCTCGCTTTCATCTCTGAAAGGCAGTGTGGCTGGTTTGAGATGCTTAGAGGGCAATTGCTCTCTCCAGAATTTGGACATTTCCTACAACTGCCCTCCAGCCTCTCAGTGTGTAATAGAGGTCAGCTGTCACCCTTCTCAGGTCCCTTGTCATTGTCACCCCCCCTCCTCCATCACCTCTCCTGTCTCCTCTGTCACCgcacctctccccctccccgcctcctcaCCTcccttacctcctcccccatcaccttctctgtctcctcccatcaccttgtcccctcccctcccctcctgtctcctCCCATCACTTCCTGTCACCTtgtcacctcccctccccctccccctgtcacccccctccctccctctcccctctcccctcctcttctgtgCCTTGCCAGTGTTCCCCTTGgttacctttttgtttgtttgaaaattctgaaaatcatttactcatttatttgttgATAAGAGCCTTTTGATGGGTTCAACAGGGTGAATTTCCAGATTTACAATACAGCCAGCTTTCATATCAGTGGATATAATCAACCATGAATTAAAAATgttcagggggggctggggatgtggcctagtggcaagagcgcttgcctcgtatacttgaagccctgggttcgattccccagcaccacatatacagaaaatggccagaagtggcgctgtgactcaagtggcagagtgctagccttgagcaagaagaagccagggacagtgctcaggccctgagtccaaggcccaggactggcaaaaaaaaaatgttcagggaaaaATCCTGTCTATTCTGAACATATGTAGACTTTAAAAAGTCATTCCCTAAAGtataaaacaattatttaaataGAATCTATATTGTCTTAGTATTATAAGTAATTTAGAGATGAGTTAAAATATATAGGAGATTGTGCATATGCTATACCCAAATGACACAAGACAGTTAAGCCTCTACAGATTTTGGTATTTAAGAGAGGCCCTAGAACTGGTTTCCCATGGATGCTGAGAAAAGATTGAACTAGAAAGCTTAGCTCTTAATGTTAATTTTCTTCCTTACTTCctacctcccttctctccttccttgtcgggggtttttagcctcccgggctctcctgtcctgtgggagagatgggaaaacacaccccactcggacgggccaagaagaggaaaagagggccaacagactgccacccagcctcctctcgacggaggacacacagacagcctgggagccagtcagcgctaagaatcacttaatggcggcaatgagctgttcttttacacaggttggagggcggcagaaggggaggggtacgtgcacctacgtaggagCTGTGAATGGACACCTGACctgtccgtcagggtggagcGACAAGAGACCttcctaaggggcggcctacatctacgtcacggcccccaggactgcctctgggttcaccaccagcagccatcttggcacacacgcggtctgaggtgggaggaggggctggttagaaccgcctttccaacctggagaaggcaggcagggctagcagccacgcggccccagggctggagaagaggcaggccggCTAGGACTGCCTCTTAAAGATGCAAGGCGCCCAGGCGGGCGTGCCccacacttccttccctccctccctccctccctccctccctccctccctccctccctccctccctcccttctttctttctttcttttctctctcctccctttctttctctctcccttccttcctttttctgtttctttcttcctctatttctttctccttctttccctccctccctccctccctccctccttctttcatttttttcttttttttattgttgttttagtgtTGATATACAGCAAGGTCAACTTTACATATATTGggtgataagtacatttcatTCCTTTTGCTTACTGTCAGCTGttccctccttctcccaccctccctccctccctcccgccctccccgctcTTGAGTTGcttggttcactttcatcagtgtccaatgcAGTCCTCTGCTGCACCTTTTCACTTGTTTTCTGCTGATCCGTGCCCTCCCCGCCCACCCACCCGGCCCCcgccttccctcagatgtgcgcgagcacaccctTGGTTTTGACTCTGCACCTTGCTATGCCGTGTCTGTTGCTGGGCTTTCCGTGTCCTCAAGCTGGAGTGGGCTGGGCTTCCTGGATGAGGATGGCCATTGTCTGTAAGTCTAGCATGTTTTCAGCAGCTAGTCATGTTTCTCCTCCATGGCCTGACTGTGGGGACCACGCAGGgacacgggggaggggggcgggcagctccATGCTCGAGTGCTCTGTGAACCACAAACCCTGCAACCCCGAGCACCACCAAGGCCCCAAGGTTTTCAGACGCTGGGCACAGTGGTCAGAAGGAAATGACAAGGACTGGGTCATCCATGCGCAGGGCCCCTGCTCGCAAGGACAAGGCCTGCATGCAGCCAGACCTGCCAAAGGCCACTCGGAATGGCAGGGAGCGGGGCCAGGCCCCAGCCGCCACTTCCCTGGTCAGTCTTTGCCAGCTTGGAAGCAGAGAACTTGTACTCGAGGCACTAGCAGCCCTGGGACCCACAGTCCACCGTCAGGGAGGTGTGTGAGCCACACCCATCGCAGTCACCGCCCGGGCTGGGCCCGCTCTTGTCTCCTGCCCAGCTGGCATGGGCTCTCAGCACCAGGAAGACACCTTCCCCACGCCGCCCCGGGCCAACGTCCCTCAATGCACACAGAGCCCGTCCACGGCTCCTAACCAGGACAAACGTGGCTCGGGTCAGCCCCACAAGCCGGCAGCAGCCACAGATGGAGACCAGaaccacaaacacaaacaacagccTGGCTCCCCAcaaccaggaaaaggaaggaccAGTGAGCGGAGGCTGGACAACACAAACAGGCCAGAGGAGTATAAATGCTGACCTCTCAGTGCCAGtaatacacattcacacacacacactcacacacattcaccgcctcctcccagcccagcccagcccgccaTGGCCGCCTCCACCATGTCCATCTGCTCCGACTCCTGCACCAACGCCTCCTGGCAGGTGGACGACTGCCCAGAGAGCTGCTGCGAGCCCTGCTGCGCCCCTGCCTGCTGCCAGCCCTGCGgctgcgcccccgcccccggcctgaCCCTCCTCTGCTCCCCGGCCAGCTGTGTGTGCAGCCCCTGCTGCCAGTCCGTCTGCACCAGCTGCTGCACGCCCTGCTGCTGCCCGCAGTCTAGCTGCCAGCCCTGTGGCTGCACCGGCTCGCCCTGCCAGCAGGCCTGCTGTGAGCCCATGTGCTGTGAGCCCGTGTGCTGCACACCCGTGTGCTGTGAGCCCATGTGTTGTAAGCCCATGTGCTGCAGGCCCGTGTGCTGCAGGCCCGTGTGCTGCACGCCTGTGTGCTGCACAACCATGTGCTGCACGCCCGTGTGCGGTGGGGCTTCCTCCGGCTGCTGCCAGCCCTGTGGCTGCACCTGCTCACCCTGCCCAATGTCCTCCAGCGTGTCCCTGCTGTGCAGGCCCGTGTGCAGGCCAGCCTGCGGGGCGCCCGCCTCCTGCTGCTGCGCCccctgctgccagcccagctgctgcCGCCCCGCGGCCTCCTGTGTCTCCCTGCTGTGCCGCCCCGCCTGCTCCCGCCCGGCCTGCTGCGGCGGCTCCTCGGGCCAGAAGTGCAGCTGCTGATGGGTGTGGTGGTTGCATCTCCTACTGCAGAGTGGCCTTCCTAAAACCCTTGGAGTTCTGAGCCCTTCTGGGTGTCTTTCTGCCCCCGAATCACCCCCACAGCCACAGTCCCCACTGTGCCAGGTCTCCAAGCTGGCAAGCCCCTGTGCCAGCTTCCCATGCCCTCTGGTCTCGTGTTCACTGAATCTACCTCTCCATCCTGGC is a window from the Perognathus longimembris pacificus isolate PPM17 chromosome 5, ASM2315922v1, whole genome shotgun sequence genome containing:
- the LOC125351395 gene encoding keratin-associated protein 10-3-like; its protein translation is MAASTMSICSDSCTNASWQVDDCPESCCEPCCAPACCQPCGCAPAPGLTLLCSPASCVCSPCCQSVCTSCCTPCCCPQSSCQPCGCTGSPCQQACCEPMCCEPVCCTPVCCEPMCCKPMCCRPVCCRPVCCTPVCCTTMCCTPVCGGASSGCCQPCGCTCSPCPMSSSVSLLCRPVCRPACGAPASCCCAPCCQPSCCRPAASCVSLLCRPACSRPACCGGSSGQKCSC